AAAAAAAACTCGTATTTCACCACATGCACAGATATCGGGGAAATTGTGATGGGGATTAGGCTACTACAGCCAGCTCTGTAACGGAATACAGTCTACTGCGCACCTTCCCGGTGTCAGCAAATCCAATGTACAGTTTACGAAAATGAAGTATGATGAGGGATTAATATGCAGCCAGCCAGGCAGTATTAACACTTGCCAACAAGCTTTTCTATTTAACCCAGGCACCATACGAATTACATAAAAGTGTGTTATACAATGAAGAGGGCACATTTCCTACCATgatattatgattttttttttaatgtcgGGTGTTTTTATGTCGGGTGTTTTATTATCGCACGTCTTGGTGGATGTCAGCCCCAACGTCCGCCAGAGTGCGCTATTATTCCTGGCGTCGTTAGACTTGGGGCTGTGTGGATGCGAGCGTCCTCACGTGTCCTCACCGTGCAGCGAGCCGAAGCAGTTTTCTCGTTAAGAacttcttcctccttctctatccGCGTCAAATTGAGGATTTCAAGAGCCAAGCTAGGATTGCTACAGGAGTCGCCCACTGTAGGCGATTGCACTCTTGCACACAGTGGATAGGTTTGGACACCAGAATTCCGCTTGAACAGAAGTTCTCTTGTCTAAACGCACAAAGAACAGTTTTTATGGGAAGGACGTGCTGGTTACAACAATAACATTGGAAAATGGTTCTAAAAAGGATATTCCGGACGGTTATCATGGGACCTCCGGGCTCCGGGAAGGGCACAGTGTCGGGGCGCATAGTAAAACGTTTCGGATTAACGCATCTTTCAAGTGGGGACCTTTTGAGGGCCAACATTAAAGCCAAAACAGGTAAAATTAGATCAGGGTGCAGTTCTAAACCTCTCCACATACGCAGATAATGGAAATGGCTGGTATGGTTGAAGATTAAATTAAGCAGAATTTGAAGTAATGCAttgtctacatttacattttagtcatttagcagacgctcttatccagagcgacttacagttagtgagtgcatacattttcatactagtcAGTTTCTTCGAAGTAGTCAGATTGTTCCCACTTGCTTGTGTTAGGTGTTTGTCATGCATGAACAGCAGCAGTTGACACATTAGATAGCATTGATGTTGCTACCAGTACCATGTGCTGAcccacagacatcaattcaacgtctattccgcgttggttcaacgtaaaattacgtggaaacaacgttgattcaaccagtgtgtgcccagtgggtaaatTGTATGTGTGATATTCATATTGTCAAATAATCATTCATAAACCAAAATGAATATGAAAATGTGGGATGCAATCAGATTATTTGGGATGTTATGCACAAAATGTAACAGAGAGAATAAACAAATTGTTATCCACAAGATGATGCAATGAAGCATGCGATGTCCTGAAAACGACGATGGTGGTTGCTCATTGTCCTACTCTCCTGGGGAGAAAGATACAGATCAAGAGTTTAAAAAGTTTACTTTCTAATGACCCCTGACCTAAACATCTGGATTTTCTGTCTAACTAGTTGTTGTTTTGTTGAAGTTGCTCTTGACAACTATTACAGAGATGGTAATATACCTATACCTTGCAAACAAAATACTCCCCTACAGTAGCCAAAAGTGTGTTTCTGGTCTGACTATGATAATAGAAACAGTTAAATTAAGTCCAGTTCATATTCTTATCTTGCTGCAATAAGGTCGAGCTTGACTAGTTTGGAGAGCTGACAAGACCTCGCTCTCATATTATTGAGTGGAAAGAATGTTTTATTTTGAAACAATTTACACACCTCTATTATACAGCAGATCTACAGCTATAGTAGACCTGTGCACAGGTAACCTGATATCTGAATCACCTGCCACCTGAGCTTTCTACAGTGAAGGTCATGTGGTTCTGTATGTAACTGCAACTTGTTATCACACTGCTCCAGCTTTTACCTTGACTGAAGTCCCATCAGATGTGAAGACCATCATAAACTGAGGAGTAGCCTATAGCAGACAACTGACATTCAAGGACTTTGTTCCCACTTCCCCTTGCTCCTTTTTTCACACTGGAATGAATGAAACACATTAAGGACTATAAAGTTATTTCTGAACACCCACATGAAAACATGACGAGAATACTTAGTTTTATTGCCCATACAATCTGTGATCTAgttatcagtttaatagtacattTTGTAAGTATGTACACACTTGGCACACAGCAAGCCATGTGCCAAGTCCTCAAAGAATGCAATAGTTAAAAGAATGCAAGCCTGTATTTTTTTCAGTCTAGTGTGCAGCTTATTTGTTCTAGCCTGAGATGAGCGCCACTGAGCACAGTAGGCTAGTATACCTATGCTGCTCCTTCTATGGCCCTGGCCTGCAAAGCCGCCTCCTCCGACTGTTACAGAAATTCCTTTCTGCTGTTGGAGTCAGACAAAGACTCACATTTTTTGGTGCCGGGGACCCCTTTGTGATAGCAAATTAATCAGGGACCCCTTCACAATCAGAACACAACTTCGAGTGAGATAAAAAAATAGCATACAAGGAGTTACTATGACGGTAGTTTTAAagcttaaattacagtgcatttatgttaaaaaaaagaaataataCTTTCTGGAGAATACATGAAGTATTCAGTTGAAAAATATACaattggtggagtactgtggataccaatatccctgtgagcctcccAGAACATAAATTGTAGATCCTTAATatgagggagggggtggggggaattCTGGcctgaaaaggaaataatctacAAAAGTATTTCGAAACCTATTAGAAATATACTCTGAGTACATATCGTAATCCATTTGGGTGATTTTGTCTCTCTTTTCTCGACTTGGTAAAGATTCAGGATGTTTTTTTCTTTAATGTATTCTGGAAAGGATAATATTTGGTAGAATATGTTCTCACTAGAGAATATATAATAAAGATGACAGATCTGAGCTGTTTGTGTTCCTGTATCTCTTCTTCTGGCAGAGCAGGGAAATATATATGACAGCTTTGTTTTTTATCCTTCCAGAACTGGGTCTTCTGAGAGAATAAATAGTAAAGATCACAGCTCTGATCcttgtgttattctgtctcctctcctgtcagagCTGGGTCTTCTGATTAAGTGCATAATGTGTACATGTTTAAAAACTAAAGATGCCAGCTCTGAGCTTTATGTTCCACCATGACTCTTGCAGAGCTGGGTCTTCTGATGAAGTCATGCATCGACCAGGGTCAGCTGGTACCTGATGACATAATCTCCCGTCTCATCCTAACAGAGATGAGGAGCATAGAGCAGAGCAGCTGGCTGCTGGACGGTAAGCAGTAAGCACCTGCACCACACTCATTAcaccaacagagagagagcgagaggatgaCAATGGGGAAA
Above is a window of Coregonus clupeaformis isolate EN_2021a unplaced genomic scaffold, ASM2061545v1 scaf5493, whole genome shotgun sequence DNA encoding:
- the LOC123490915 gene encoding GTP:AMP phosphotransferase AK3, mitochondrial-like, with the protein product MVLKRIFRTVIMGPPGSGKGTVSGRIVKRFGLTHLSSGDLLRANIKAKTELGLLMKSCIDQGQLVPDDIISRLILTEMRSIEQSSWLLDGYPRTLAQAETLDGVCSVDRVINLDVPFQTIKQRLTSRWLHLPSGRVYNINFNPPKIS